CCACGGTCGCCAAACCTCTCCATCGCAGTTCGATGAGAACTAGTCGCAGAAGAATTGATGCCACTTGATGCCATTTTAACTCGAGCCATGTCTATAATTCGAACAATTATCCTCACGTATTCTGATATCGCTCGTCGAAAACAACTAGATTACTCTCCCTCGTCAGTTGTCGTACCGTAAGAAAATACTTCATTTTCCCCTGAAGTATTACTTTCTACGTTGGTAAAATATCTCAAACGTTGAGTAGTCGTGCAGGCATATTTTCAGTTGTGTTGTTGTAGTAGAGTGAATGTCGAACGATTGCGACGACACTCTCCTTAAATAAACAAGTTCGCGTCGTCGTATCATGCTGTGATTGGACAAGGTAAGCGTCAGTCACACCCAAGTGCCCCCTCCTCATTGTAAACTCTACCGCCACTCACGTGATTCAGTGACGCATGGAAAGTGCATGGAAAGTTCCCGTAAATTCCCCTTGGCTGCCACTGTAGTTCAGTCTAAAATAAACGTAtgacaacacaataacacaaataGAAACTCCCACTACATATCCATATTATGCCGCCATGTAATTCATTGAGACGGCTTCATAAAAACATGTACAAATTATTCTCAAAAATAAACACAAGACAAATACATATTTGAATCccaattatttatttatccaAAACGTGATGATTATGCCACCAAAGCAGAAGCTGTCGAAGACTCGCTGGAGAAGAAACATAAAGGAAATGATTAGAGACAGGAAAACGCAATAATACTctcacaaaccaaaagtgaaccACCTAACCAAGCATGAAGAGAATACAAAGAACTGCTTTGCGTTTCAATTTATAACACAAATCAGGGCACCCCACTtcaacattttttatatttttaaaataatGACTCACATTCTAATTGGTTATATTTGACCCAAGATCAGACAACCCGGAAATAAACCATGGTTATTGTGTATAATACAGTGCTATATGAAGGGGACTGGCAGAGTTGGCAGTGCAGCCACTCTGATAATTGACCTCCAGCATTCCTCTGGCACAACAGAAATATCTCAGCTCTTACAGGACAAAGAGTAGGACATAGAATTGTGCAGGAGTCATAGCGACCAAATTAAATGGCATAGACAGAGGTCTGGTACAGTAATATAATGGACATGTTATGGAGCAATTTGAGCTTAATTAAGTATGGCAGTTTGCCATACAAAAGAGCAGTAATTGTGTTTACTGGTACATACTACTTCCAGTTGGGAGCAAGTACTCTCTTGGTCTTGTAGTAACGGGCCAGTCTGTGGATCCTGCTCTCGGTGAGAATCAGGCGGAACTTGGCATCTTTGTCCTGCAAAAAAAACAGGGGTACAGACATTAGCATCTCTAGAAACAAAGTAGTTTAACAAGCTATTCTTAAAAGAGTGCACACTTGACTCATCCCCACATGCAGTACAAAAACACCAGACCCAGACAGGAGAGCTGTCCCTGATATGGCTCAAAATGTAACACATCTTGTGAGAGACCAAAACGTGTTTACATCGGTCTACTTTTGACGATTGTGCGATGGGGGTCACTTTGGCCATCAGatataaatatactgaacaaaaatataaaacgcaacatgcaacaatttcattgattttattgagttacggttcatatgaggaaatcagtcaattgaaatgaattcattagtccctaatctattaatttcacatgactgggaatacagatatgcatctgctggtcacagatacctGCTAGGGGCTAGGAGCAAAAGCTAGGAGCATGAATCAGAAAacgagtcagtatctggtgtgaccaccatttgcctcatgcagcacgacacatttcctttgcatagagttgatcaggctgttgattgtggcctgtggaatgttgtcccactcctcttcaatgtctgtgccaagttcctggatattggcgggaactggaacttgttgtcatacacgttgatccagagcatcctaaacatgctcagtgggtgacatgtcttgtgagtatgcaggccatggaagaactgcgGCATTTTCAGCTTCCTGGAATTGGGAACAGAgacttgcaacatggggccgtgcattatcatgctgaaacatgaggtgatggcggcggatgaatagcacaacaatgggcctcaggatctcgtcacggtatctgtttattaaaattgccatcgataaaatgcaattttgaccattgtccgtagcttatgcctgcccataccataaccccatcgccaccatggggcactctgctcacaacgttgacatcagcaaaccgctcgcccacacgatacAGGTGGTCTGTGATTGTGAGGCAGGTATgttgtactgccaaattctctaaaacgaggtTGGacgaggcttatggtagagaattaAACAAATTCtccggcaacagctctgatggacattcctgcagttagcatacCAATTGCACAGTCCCTCAACTTGagagatctgtggcattgtgttgtgtgacaaactgaacattttagactagccttttattgtccccagcacacggtgcacctgtgtaatgttcatgctgtttaatcagcttcttgatatgccacacctgtcaggtggatggattatcttggacgggcggcaggtagcctagtggttagagcgttgggcaagtaactgaaaggttgctagctCGCTTAAAGGGACAGCGTTCTGAATAAAATACGGCTTATGAAAATATCTTCCTCCCTGCCTTGAAGTAAACACTGAAATGTTACAACTAGATTTCACCCATCAAGCCATATTAGATCCTTCCTTGAGGTAGGCCAATGACTGATGTATTTTCAAAGTGTCCCATCATAGCCTATTATGTGAGCCTGCTCACCTTTCTGTTCCTCTCCAGATGCTTCCTGACAGCCACAGCCTTCTTGATGAGGTGGTACAGGTCCTCGGGAAGATCTGGGGCCAGGCCCTTGGTCTTGAGGATCCTCAGAATCTTGTTGCCGGTGACAAACCGCACCTGGGCCACACCGTGGGAGTCCCTCAGAATGACAcctggacagagagggggaggaaggaagggacaGAGTCAACTGGACAGTCAAGAGAAATGACCATAATCATGGTTGGATACCTTTCTGTTTGGCATGACACCAAAGCAGTTTGCCCATGAGGAAACAGACAGGCACCCCTGTTAGCCTAAATCCAGCTTTATTCAGAACTCACCCAAAGATGACAATTCAACAACAATGAATAGATAAAGCTCTCTCATTCATGGACCGTCAGCTGGTATTTGCTATTGTTGCACTTACCAATCTGAGATGGAGTCAATCCCTTCTTGGCCAGCTTGAAGATCTGTTCCTTGACATCATCAGATGTCAGCTTCAGCCACTGGAAGAGAACACCATAAGAGTGTTATGCCATTGAAGGCCGGGACATGAGGAGGGCTGACTTTTCATCCGATGATGACCTCACCCAGACCAAAAACGGATATGAAAATGTTCCTTAATCCAGGCTTGGAAGGATAGCTACTCCCGATTATAAGGAGTACACTGACATCATCCATGCCTGGATTGACAAACCTTTTCATATATACCTGGAGTCTGGGTTCAGCAAGCAGACCAGGAAATGAGCAATCTAAGCTCCAACCAGTGTAACACCTAGCCACATTCTGTAACCAGGTGTGTGAAGCTCCCGTACAGAGTTAATTATTGGCTCCATACTCACCAATTACAGAAGAATGTCCACCAAACTAAATTTAGCAGTACTTTCTTAATAATTTCAGAAGGCTCCGTTGGCTTATAAACTCCTGTGGCTAGTTGCCCATGAAACCAGGCAATTAGAAAATGGTGAGTTGTTTAATAAATTTTTTCCAATATgcacaaataaaataatatacatgCTATCATAATTTTTTCCAAAATAATCTCATTGATCAAGACAGGTGGGTGTCATTTTCCACCTTGCCtcctctgggatttgaaccagcaaccattcgtatacattatttgtcttcaggaaggactgcgcaacagcttttttttTGAGAGGAATTGGAGATTCCATATAGGctgatacttaaaaaaaaatccatgtcAAGGTTTGGCATTTCgaggagaggctttattactgccactttttgTGAGTTTGGTATGCATCCGGAGGAAAGGGAGCTGTTTATTAtcttcaacataggagggccaagcacaggaagtagctctttcacTAGTTTATTTGAAATAGAGTCCAGTAGGCAgctggaaggtttagaggccatgactatgtTTGTGAATGTATAGAGATACGTGATTTAAAAACTTGATTGTCTCGATTGATCTTAGGTCCTGGCAGTTCTTGGCAGACTCGGGCAATTGAgttttggagaaatacgcagattcaaagaggagtccataatttgctttctaattcTCTTTTCGTctaagaagttcatgaattcaaCACTGCTGAaggccatcctctcttggggaatactgctttttagttagctttgtgatcatatcaaaaatacatttgattgtttTTATTCTACTCAATTAGGTTGGAAAAGTAGGCTgattgagcagcagtgagggcccTTTGATATTGC
This DNA window, taken from Oncorhynchus kisutch isolate 150728-3 linkage group LG22, Okis_V2, whole genome shotgun sequence, encodes the following:
- the LOC109867350 gene encoding 40S ribosomal protein S13 yields the protein MGRMHAPGKGLSQSALPYRRSVPTWLKLTSDDVKEQIFKLAKKGLTPSQIGVILRDSHGVAQVRFVTGNKILRILKTKGLAPDLPEDLYHLIKKAVAVRKHLERNRKDKDAKFRLILTESRIHRLARYYKTKRVLAPNWKYESSTASALVA